A DNA window from Brenneria izadpanahii contains the following coding sequences:
- a CDS encoding D-amino acid dehydrogenase, protein MRVAILGSGVIGVSTAWYLAQAGHEVTVIDRQPEPALETSAGNAGQISPGYSAPWAAPGIPLKAVKWLFQRHAPLAIRPDFSTEQLGWMWQMLLNCDGRHYKVNKARMVRLAEYSRDCLQTLRQKTDIHYEGRQGGTLQLFRTEQQYENAVRDISVLEEAGVPYQLLDRLQLSTVEPALANVADKLTGGLRLPNDETGDCQLFTRSLAKMAEEAGVVFKFGQEISRLQVEGQQVSGVQCNGEAVTADAYVMACGSYSTGLLRSWFHIPVYPLKGYSLTIPLANEAAAPISTVLDETYKVAITRFDQRIRVGGMAEIVGFNTALNAKRRETLEMVVRDLYPNVGPVEQATFWTGLRPMTPDGTPLVGRSPLKNLYLNTGHGTLGWTMACGSGQLLADIISGKTPDIQSDDLSVFRYAKV, encoded by the coding sequence ATGCGGGTTGCGATTCTAGGGAGTGGCGTTATTGGCGTCAGTACCGCCTGGTATCTGGCGCAGGCCGGGCATGAGGTAACCGTGATCGATCGGCAACCGGAACCGGCGCTTGAAACCAGTGCGGGAAACGCCGGACAAATCTCTCCCGGTTATTCAGCTCCCTGGGCCGCGCCGGGTATTCCGCTGAAAGCCGTCAAATGGTTATTTCAACGCCATGCTCCGTTGGCTATTCGGCCAGACTTTTCCACTGAACAGTTAGGCTGGATGTGGCAGATGCTGCTGAATTGCGACGGCAGACACTATAAAGTCAATAAAGCCCGTATGGTCCGGCTGGCGGAATATAGCCGCGATTGCTTACAGACGCTGCGTCAGAAAACCGATATCCACTATGAAGGACGACAGGGCGGTACGTTGCAACTGTTCCGAACCGAGCAGCAGTACGAAAATGCGGTTCGCGATATTTCGGTATTAGAAGAGGCGGGAGTGCCTTATCAATTACTGGATCGGCTCCAGCTATCGACGGTCGAACCGGCGCTGGCCAATGTGGCGGATAAACTTACCGGCGGTTTACGCTTGCCGAATGATGAAACGGGGGATTGTCAGCTATTTACCCGCAGCCTGGCGAAAATGGCCGAAGAGGCCGGCGTCGTCTTTAAGTTTGGTCAGGAAATCAGCCGGCTGCAGGTAGAAGGTCAGCAAGTCAGCGGCGTGCAATGTAACGGCGAAGCGGTAACCGCGGATGCGTATGTCATGGCCTGCGGCTCCTACTCGACGGGACTGCTGCGTAGCTGGTTCCATATTCCGGTTTATCCGCTGAAGGGATACTCTTTGACTATTCCGTTGGCGAATGAGGCGGCGGCGCCGATCTCTACCGTACTGGATGAGACGTATAAAGTCGCCATCACGCGTTTTGACCAGCGCATCCGCGTAGGCGGCATGGCGGAAATCGTCGGTTTTAACACCGCGTTGAATGCGAAGCGCCGGGAAACGCTGGAGATGGTGGTTCGCGATCTCTACCCGAATGTGGGGCCGGTTGAACAGGCGACATTCTGGACCGGTCTGCGCCCTATGACGCCGGACGGAACGCCGTTAGTCGGGCGCTCCCCGCTAAAGAATCTGTATCTGAACACCGGACACGGCACGCTAGGATGGACGATGGCCTGTGGTTCGGGGCAACTGCTGGCCGATATTATTTCGGGTAAGACACCGGATATTCAATCCGATGATTTGTCCGTATTCCGTTACGCCAAGGTCTAA
- a CDS encoding TetR/AcrR family transcriptional regulator — MRHLPLAHWLLNHDASTTMGDKVQMTGKSTAMSVWLVQPTSRKIAKGTIDRVLIASHTAQLLDENGLEAFTMRALGGRLGVSAMAFYAHVRHKDDVLELAQDHVMGALKVAPGPWDAVLRQLADDYRRLLVAHPWLPTLAGRYLNAGPNVTSMTTLAANALSDGGLPPHLITASLSAVFALAHGHGAIEAAWMAKGSQGELDDLTRQLAQRSPQDPVLAFRAESGTSTSSATEWNFALDCLLLGISRRILDNA, encoded by the coding sequence ATGCGACACTTACCCCTTGCGCACTGGCTACTGAACCATGACGCATCGACCACGATGGGAGATAAAGTACAAATGACTGGCAAAAGCACCGCAATGAGCGTGTGGCTGGTGCAGCCAACCAGCCGGAAAATTGCAAAAGGCACCATTGACCGTGTCCTTATTGCAAGCCACACTGCGCAGTTGCTTGATGAGAATGGCCTGGAAGCATTCACCATGCGAGCCCTAGGGGGACGACTCGGTGTCAGCGCGATGGCCTTTTATGCCCATGTCCGTCATAAAGATGACGTACTTGAACTCGCCCAAGATCATGTCATGGGCGCATTGAAGGTGGCCCCCGGCCCTTGGGATGCCGTGCTGCGTCAACTGGCAGATGACTATCGGCGACTACTTGTTGCCCATCCCTGGTTGCCCACGCTGGCAGGCCGGTATCTCAATGCAGGCCCCAACGTAACGTCAATGACAACTCTGGCAGCCAATGCGTTGTCAGACGGCGGTCTGCCGCCCCATCTCATTACGGCATCGCTGTCCGCCGTATTCGCCCTTGCTCATGGACACGGAGCCATAGAGGCTGCATGGATGGCAAAGGGCTCGCAAGGTGAATTAGACGATCTAACTCGCCAACTAGCGCAACGATCTCCGCAAGACCCGGTGCTGGCCTTTCGCGCCGAATCGGGCACCAGCACGAGCAGTGCCACTGAATGGAATTTCGCCCTTGATTGCCTTCTGCTGGGAATCAGTCGCCGTATTCTGGATAATGCATAG
- a CDS encoding ABC-F family ATP-binding cassette domain-containing protein has product MSMPCILFNRTSFSWPDGTRVLDDTTAAFGPGRTGLIGDNGAGKTTILRLINGELAPTSGTINVSGEIGYLPQNLTLATDALVSDLLGIRPQLDALAAIEAGETASMLYETLGDGWDVRARAEAVLSRVGLGALGLDRSVGTLSGGEAMLVSLLGLRLAATPIVLLDEPTNNLDAVARQQFYEVVSYWQGTLVVVSHDIELLDLMQETVELHDGKLEIYGGGYTAYKELVTTEQAAAAQALRTAEQGLRKERRQRQEAETKLARRTHSADKSHATKRAAKIVMNTRRFQAQVSAGKLRESHDDRIQSARDIVAEQKSRLRDDDRVRIELPDPAVHAGRRLIELHHAGGIHTIIGPQRVAITGRNGVGKTRLLATIFDDALRASRATHAVPITSAIGYLSQRLDGLDNNLSAIENVHTAAKRVPTGEIRTQLARFLIRGEAANRSAGTLSGGERFRVALARLLLADPPHQILVLDEPTNNLDIKTRQALIDSLRVYRGGLLIVSHDHDLLEQLGLDLQLALDDSGWLTVATETALT; this is encoded by the coding sequence ATGTCTATGCCCTGCATTTTGTTCAACCGAACCTCTTTTAGCTGGCCAGACGGCACCCGCGTCCTGGACGACACGACGGCAGCTTTCGGGCCAGGACGCACCGGCCTGATTGGTGACAACGGTGCAGGCAAAACAACGATTCTTCGATTGATAAACGGAGAATTGGCACCTACCTCTGGGACGATCAACGTTTCTGGCGAGATTGGCTATCTTCCTCAAAATCTGACGCTGGCGACGGACGCTCTTGTTTCTGATTTGCTAGGAATTCGCCCGCAGTTGGACGCCCTCGCGGCGATTGAGGCGGGAGAAACGGCCTCTATGCTTTATGAGACGCTAGGTGATGGCTGGGACGTCCGTGCCCGTGCAGAAGCTGTGCTTTCCAGAGTCGGATTAGGGGCGTTGGGCCTCGATCGCTCAGTGGGCACGCTGTCAGGGGGAGAGGCCATGCTTGTCTCTCTTCTCGGACTGCGCTTGGCCGCGACGCCAATCGTGTTGCTGGATGAGCCGACAAACAATCTCGATGCAGTTGCTCGGCAACAGTTCTATGAAGTCGTCTCCTATTGGCAAGGTACTTTGGTTGTGGTCAGCCACGACATCGAACTACTTGACCTCATGCAAGAGACGGTGGAGTTGCATGACGGAAAACTTGAAATCTATGGCGGCGGATATACCGCCTACAAAGAATTGGTAACGACCGAGCAAGCAGCCGCAGCGCAAGCGCTGCGTACCGCTGAACAGGGGCTGCGCAAAGAGCGGCGACAACGGCAAGAGGCCGAAACCAAACTTGCCCGCCGGACTCATAGTGCGGACAAAAGCCACGCGACCAAGCGTGCCGCAAAAATTGTCATGAATACCCGTCGATTCCAGGCGCAGGTATCCGCCGGGAAACTGCGGGAAAGCCACGATGATCGCATCCAGTCCGCGCGAGACATCGTGGCCGAGCAGAAATCTCGTCTGCGCGACGACGATAGGGTTCGCATTGAACTTCCTGACCCTGCTGTTCATGCTGGTCGTCGTTTGATCGAATTGCACCACGCTGGCGGCATCCACACCATCATCGGGCCGCAGAGAGTTGCAATCACAGGGCGCAATGGTGTTGGCAAGACGCGCTTGCTTGCAACGATTTTCGACGATGCGCTGCGTGCGTCACGGGCAACCCACGCTGTGCCCATCACCTCGGCAATTGGATACCTGTCCCAACGTCTTGACGGTCTTGATAACAACCTTTCTGCCATTGAGAACGTCCACACAGCGGCAAAGCGAGTACCGACCGGTGAAATACGTACCCAACTGGCCAGGTTCCTGATTCGTGGTGAGGCAGCAAACCGATCAGCAGGCACGCTGTCCGGTGGCGAACGGTTTCGCGTTGCCTTGGCGCGCCTATTACTGGCAGACCCGCCCCATCAAATCCTTGTCCTTGATGAGCCGACCAACAATCTGGACATCAAGACCCGACAGGCCCTCATTGACAGCCTGCGCGTCTATCGCGGGGGGCTTCTTATTGTCAGTCACGATCATGACTTGCTTGAGCAGCTTGGGCTCGATCTGCAATTAGCGCTGGATGATTCGGGATGGCTCACTGTTGCGACAGAGACAGCATTGACGTAA
- a CDS encoding YeaH/YhbH family protein: MAYFIDRRLNGKNKSMVNRQRFLRRYKSQIKQSISEAINKRSVTDIESGESVSIPNGDINEPMFHQGRGGRRHRVHPGNDHFVQNDRIERPQGGGGGGSGQGDASKDGEGQDDFVFQISKDEYLDLLFEDLALPNLKKTQHRQLNEYKTHRAGYTANGVPANISVVRSLQNSLARRMAMTAGKRRALHALEETLDQLEHSEPVQLLEEERLRQEIADLRQKIARVPFIDTFDLRYKNYERRAEPSSQAVMFCLMDVSGSMDQATKDMAKRFYILLYLFLSRNYKNVEVVYIRHHTQAKEVDEQEFFYSQETGGTIVSSALKLMEEVVQERYDPAQWNIYAAQASDGDNWADDSPLCHQILANQLLPIVRYYSYIEITRRSHQTLWREYEMLRDEFDNFAMQHIRDPDDIYPVFRELFRKQTVGH; the protein is encoded by the coding sequence ATGGCCTATTTCATTGATCGACGGCTAAACGGCAAAAACAAGAGCATGGTTAATCGCCAGCGCTTTCTGCGCCGCTACAAGTCGCAAATAAAACAGTCGATTTCCGAGGCCATTAATAAGCGTTCGGTGACTGATATCGAAAGTGGGGAGTCAGTATCGATCCCCAACGGGGACATCAATGAACCGATGTTTCATCAGGGCCGCGGTGGACGACGCCATCGCGTTCACCCGGGGAATGATCATTTTGTACAAAATGACCGAATCGAGCGGCCACAAGGAGGTGGCGGCGGCGGATCGGGTCAGGGCGACGCCAGTAAAGACGGCGAGGGTCAGGATGACTTCGTATTCCAGATCTCCAAAGATGAATATCTGGATTTGTTGTTTGAGGATTTGGCCCTGCCGAACCTGAAAAAAACGCAGCACCGGCAGCTTAATGAATACAAAACGCATCGCGCGGGCTATACGGCCAACGGCGTTCCCGCCAACATCAGCGTTGTGCGATCGCTGCAAAATTCCCTGGCCCGCCGTATGGCGATGACCGCAGGGAAACGCAGAGCGTTGCATGCCCTGGAGGAGACGCTGGATCAACTGGAACACTCTGAGCCGGTTCAATTACTGGAAGAGGAACGGCTACGCCAGGAAATTGCGGATCTGCGCCAGAAGATCGCCCGCGTGCCGTTTATCGATACGTTTGACCTGCGTTATAAAAACTATGAACGCCGGGCCGAGCCATCCAGTCAGGCGGTGATGTTCTGTCTGATGGATGTTTCCGGCTCCATGGATCAGGCGACCAAGGATATGGCGAAACGCTTTTATATTCTGCTCTATCTGTTCCTCAGTAGAAATTATAAAAACGTCGAAGTTGTCTATATTCGCCACCATACGCAGGCTAAAGAGGTTGATGAGCAAGAGTTCTTCTACTCGCAGGAAACCGGCGGCACGATTGTTTCCAGCGCGTTGAAGCTGATGGAGGAAGTGGTTCAGGAGCGTTACGATCCGGCGCAGTGGAATATCTATGCGGCACAGGCATCTGACGGAGATAACTGGGCCGACGACTCGCCGCTGTGTCATCAAATCCTGGCGAATCAACTGCTGCCTATCGTGCGCTACTATAGCTATATTGAAATCACCCGGCGTTCACATCAAACGCTGTGGCGTGAATATGAAATGTTGCGCGATGAGTTTGATAATTTCGCCATGCAGCATATTCGCGATCCGGATGACATCTATCCGGTGTTCCGGGAGCTTTTCCGGAAACAAACCGTAGGCCATTAG
- the yeaG gene encoding PrkA family serine protein kinase: protein MNIFDHYRQRYDAAKDEEFTLQEFLTICQQDRSAYANAAERLLMAIGEPVMVDTAHESRLSRLFSNRIIARYPAFEEFYGMEDAIEQIVSYLKHAAQGLEEKKQILYLLGPVGGGKSSLAERLKVLMQRVPIYILSANGERSPVNDHPLCLFNPQEDAAILEKEYAIPRRYLGTIMSPWAAKRLQEFGGDITKFKVIKVWPSILSQVAIAKTEPGDENNQDISALVGKVDIRKLEHYAQNDPDAYGYSGALCRANQGIMEFVEMFKAPIKVLHPLLTATQEGNYNGTEGIAALPFNGIILAHSNESEWVQFRNNKNNEAFLDRVYIVKVPYCLRVSEEVKIYDKLLNHSELAHAPCAPGTLETLARFSILSRLKEPENSSIYSKMRVYDGESLKDTDPKAKSYQEYRDYAGVDEGMNGLSTRFAFKILSRVFNFDHSEVAANPVHLFYVLEQQIEREQFPQDLAEKYLEHLKGYLIPKYAEFIGKEIQTAYLESYSEYGQNIFDRYVTYADFWIQDQEYRDPDTGQLFDRESLNAELEKIEKPAGISNPKDFRNEIVNFVLRARANNNGRNPNWTSYEKLRTVIEKKMFSNTEELLPVISFNTKTSTDEQKKHDDFVDRMMEKGYTRKQVRLLCEWYLRVRKSS from the coding sequence ATGAACATATTTGATCACTACCGTCAGCGTTACGACGCTGCCAAGGATGAAGAGTTCACACTGCAGGAATTCCTTACTATCTGTCAGCAAGATCGAAGCGCATATGCAAACGCTGCTGAACGATTGCTAATGGCCATCGGTGAACCCGTAATGGTGGATACCGCCCATGAGTCGCGTTTGTCCCGCTTATTTTCAAACCGGATTATTGCCCGTTATCCCGCTTTCGAAGAATTCTATGGCATGGAAGACGCCATAGAGCAGATCGTGTCTTATTTGAAACACGCGGCGCAAGGATTAGAAGAGAAGAAACAGATTCTATATCTGCTGGGCCCGGTCGGCGGGGGTAAATCCTCGCTGGCGGAACGCCTGAAGGTGCTGATGCAGCGTGTGCCGATTTATATTTTGAGCGCGAACGGCGAGCGCAGCCCGGTTAACGATCATCCATTGTGCCTGTTTAACCCGCAGGAAGACGCCGCCATTCTGGAGAAAGAGTACGCCATTCCGCGGCGCTATCTGGGCACCATCATGTCGCCGTGGGCGGCTAAACGCCTGCAGGAATTTGGCGGCGATATCACTAAATTCAAAGTGATCAAAGTGTGGCCGTCTATTTTGTCGCAGGTCGCCATCGCCAAAACCGAACCGGGGGACGAAAACAATCAGGATATCTCGGCGCTGGTCGGGAAAGTGGATATCCGCAAGCTGGAACATTACGCCCAGAACGATCCCGATGCCTACGGTTACTCCGGCGCGCTATGCCGCGCCAACCAGGGCATCATGGAGTTTGTGGAAATGTTTAAAGCGCCCATCAAGGTGCTCCACCCGTTGCTGACCGCGACGCAGGAAGGAAACTACAACGGTACGGAAGGCATCGCCGCCCTGCCGTTTAACGGCATCATTCTGGCTCACTCCAATGAATCTGAATGGGTACAGTTCCGTAATAACAAAAACAACGAAGCCTTCCTTGACCGTGTCTATATCGTGAAAGTGCCGTATTGCCTGCGCGTTTCCGAAGAGGTCAAGATCTATGACAAACTGCTTAACCACAGCGAGCTTGCCCATGCGCCTTGCGCGCCCGGCACGCTGGAAACGCTGGCCCGCTTCTCGATTTTATCGCGCTTGAAAGAACCTGAAAATTCCAGCATTTATTCCAAGATGCGGGTGTATGACGGTGAAAGCCTGAAGGATACCGATCCGAAAGCGAAGTCCTATCAGGAATACCGCGATTACGCGGGCGTGGACGAAGGGATGAACGGCCTTTCAACCCGATTCGCCTTTAAAATCCTTTCCCGGGTATTTAACTTCGACCACAGCGAGGTGGCGGCGAACCCGGTACACCTGTTCTACGTACTGGAGCAACAGATTGAACGTGAACAATTTCCGCAGGATCTGGCGGAAAAATATCTTGAGCACCTGAAGGGTTATCTCATTCCCAAATATGCGGAATTTATCGGCAAAGAGATCCAAACCGCCTATCTGGAATCCTATTCCGAATACGGACAAAACATTTTTGATCGTTATGTCACCTACGCGGATTTCTGGATTCAGGATCAGGAGTATCGTGATCCGGATACCGGACAATTGTTTGACCGGGAATCGCTCAATGCCGAGCTGGAAAAGATTGAGAAACCTGCGGGTATCAGTAATCCCAAGGATTTCCGTAACGAAATCGTCAACTTTGTGCTGCGCGCCCGCGCCAACAACAATGGCCGCAATCCGAACTGGACCAGTTACGAGAAGCTGCGGACAGTGATTGAGAAGAAAATGTTCTCTAACACTGAAGAGCTGTTGCCGGTTATTTCGTTTAATACCAAGACCTCAACGGATGAGCAGAAGAAGCATGATGACTTCGTTGATCGTATGATGGAGAAAGGCTATACCCGGAAGCAGGTACGTTTGCTGTGCGAATGGTATCTGCGGGTGCGGAAATCATCGTAA